A genomic segment from Rhizoctonia solani chromosome 11, complete sequence encodes:
- a CDS encoding glycoside hydrolase family 43 protein — MVLLVVNPSHEDERSTQDARTRRQPSPIPRTSHSPIPARTVNLPPELIRLVVLQVTRTPDLASFALTSRYLNNIAMPLLYSTLCFGPTAYRLYKLPRRNRGSSGHGYVSISAESPMSRDEVGSEDDFFDNRSSLCAELLSNSLHLLPYVRSISTNISVPNYAAAASNVRHLALGGVNDQHLLDLNAARHLKLTALELDVPPAALPELFNLSSFLQRQRHITHFASRNLADIKGLKDHDLPRLAHIDVPAVLACQLAPGRPITTARIFPSNPRRGSGLRSADELLMAIHALSQSTDSIGVTDLDVSVLWYGDRRMEDDCRVFFAAIRDSLQQLRHLRVTLWSDLAPSNVDLLFDCILSALPSLQFLETFEIRTWAEYGISHPCHLSHPARRAIFDLWKELCPSLNKVAALDSHTWTWHAAKAITQPPAPVRSNSDPHTKPPARRPLPPRPRPASGNWVRLSDRWDWQPTPSPLSQPMLPSGIPSASQTSFHGLMTPRPDSRPRSASPGGTHDSRAEGTWVQESRKQPCHDSKMWHSDLPVLGSTYQRNELDEHYVRIAHTPHIEFATRDRHRLSIF, encoded by the exons ATGGTTCTTTTGGTGGTCAATCCTTCGCATGAAGACGAACGCTCGACCCAAGATGCAAGGACCAGGCGTCAGCCATCTCCTATACCTCGAACATCTCATTCTCCTATTCCAGCGCGCACAGTAAACCTTCCTCCGGAGCTCATACGACTAGTTGTCCTACAAGTCACTCGAACTCCGGACCTTGCGAGCTTTGCACTGACATCGAGATACCTCAATAATATTGCAATGCCCCTCCTCTATTCCACTCTTTGCTTTGGCCCCACTGCCTACCGACTATACAAGCTACCGAGACGTAACCGAGGCTCAAGCGGCCATGGCTACGTGTCTATCTCAGCCGAGTCTCCCATGTCAAGGGACGAGGTGGGATCCGAAGACGATTTTTTCGACAATCGCTCCTCTCTGTGCGCCGAACTGCTATCCAACTCCCTGCACCTCCTTCCATACGTTCGTAGCATCTCCACCAACATTTCTGTCCCAAACTACGCGGCCGCG GCGTCTAATGTCAGGCATTTAGCCCTGGGTGGTGTAAACGATCAGCATTTACTTGATTTGAACGCTGCCAGGcatcttaagctcactgcaCTTGAATTGGACGTTCCTCCCGCCGCTCTTCCCGAGCTTTTCAATCTTTCCTCTTTCCTTCAACGACAACGGCACATTACCCATTTTGCTAGTCGAAACTTGGCTGATATCAAAGGGCTGAAAGACCACGACCTCCCTCGTCTAGCTCACATAGATGTTCCAGCTGTTTTAGCTTGCCAGCTTGCGCCTGGTCGTCCGATTACCACAGCCCGTATTTTCCCTTCAAATCCGCGGCGGGGGTCCGGGCTGCGGTCGGCCGATGAGCTCCTTATGGCCATACATGCGTTATCCCAGTCGACAGATTCAATTGGAGTAACTGATCTTGATGTTTCTGTCCTCTGGTACGGCGACCGTAGGATGGAAGACGATTGCCGCGTTTTCTTTGCGGCAATTCGCGATTCTTTACAACAGCTACGACATCTACGAGTTACGCTATGGTCCGACCTGGCTCCCAGTAATGTCGACTTACTATTTGATTGC ATTTTATCGGCCCTACCATCACTCCAGTTCCTTGAGACTTTTGAAATACGGACATGGGCTGAATACGGTATAAGCCATCCCTGCCATCTCTCTCACCCAGCTCGTCGAGCGATATTTGATTTGTGGAAGGAATTGTGTCCGTCTTTGAATAAGGTCGCAGCGCTCGACAGTCATACTTGGACCTGGCACGCTGCCAAGGCGATAACTCAACCCCCAGCCCCTGTCCGTTCCAATTCTGACCCACACACCAAGCCACCCGCCAGGCGCCCTTTGCCACCCCGTCCACGTCCGGCCTCGGGCAATTGGGTGCGGCTTAGTGATCGTTGGGATTGGCAACCTACTCCTTCACCACTTTCCCAGCCTATGCTGCCTTCAGGCATCCCTTCCGCCTCTCAAACATCCTTTCATGGCCTAATGACACCTCGCCCTGATTCACGCCCTAGAAGTGCCTCTCCTGGCGGCACTCACGACTCGCGGGCTGAAGGTACTTGGGTCCAAGAATCAAGAAAACAACCTTGTCACGACTCAAAGATGTGGCATTCGGACCTGCCTGTCCTAGGATCAACATATCAAAGAAATGAGCTGGACGAACATTACGTTCGGATTGCGCATACTCCACACATCGAATTCGCGACTCGGGACAGACATAGACTTTCAATATTTTGA
- a CDS encoding glycoside hydrolase family 43 protein encodes MDSHRIIPAYRLLVITENAGTVVNTWAPDVVNINGTYFLYYSISQFGTQNSVIGVATSKTMEYGSWTDHGAVFSSKPGDRYNSIDANVIKADGKLLFTFGSYWADIFQFELAPSGLAPLSPSAPQLTHLVLNQTSPQSAEGGFIYKPPKSNYYYLFYSSGTCCAFDPAALPAPGDEYKIFVGRSENASGPFVGSTGKALTETGGTLVLASHGNIYAPGGNSVFWQVIGISLEDLKLTEISRDPKSKRDVIAYHYRPRDDIRGDANPSLASTIWISRRVGPSWWLEFAL; translated from the exons ATGGACAGCCATAGGATCATACCTGCCTACCGGTTGCTCGTTATTACTGAG AACGCGGGCACTGTGGTGA ATACTTGGGCTCCAGACGTTGTTAACATCAATG GGACGTATTTCTTATACTATTCTATTTCTCAGTTTGGTACCCAAAATAGTGTTATTGGGGTCGCTACAAGCAAGACTATGGAATACG GCTCTTGGACGGATCATGGAGCCGTGTTCTCATCCAAACCAGGCGACCGATACAATTCTATTGACGCCAACGTCATCAAGGCTGACGGAAAATTATTGTTTACATTTG GATCCTATTGGGCGGATATATTCCAATTTGAGCTAGCACCATCTGGCCTAGCCCCCTTGTCACCATCAGCACCTCAGCTCACACACTTGGTCCTTAATCAAACATCCCCACAGTCGGCAGAGGGAGGATTTATCTATAAGCCGCCCAAGTCTA ACTATTATTATCTCTTCTATTCGTCCGGTACATGCTGCGCCTTCGACCCTGCGGCCCTCCCAGCTCCCGGAGATGAATACAAGATTTTTGTTGGGCGTAGCGAGAATGCATCAGGCCCATTTGTAGGATCTACTGGAAAAGCACTAACCGAGACTGGAGGAACTCTTGTTCTTGCCAGCCATGGCAACATATACGCACCTGGTGGAAATTCGGTATTTTGGCAAGTAATTGGCATATCGCTCGAAGATTTAAAGCTGACGGAGATTTCCAGGGACCCCAAATCCAAGAGAGATGTTATTGCCTACCATTACAGACCACGCGATGATATTCGCGGGGATGCAAATCCGTCCTTGGCCTCAACTATTTGGATTTCTCGTCG GGTTGGCCCGTCTTGGTGGCTTGAGTTTGCCCTCTGA
- a CDS encoding CHAT domain protein translates to MEYDIRALELTPDNDPRLPTRLDNMRISYEMCYERIGHSDLPQRHSELGVAHTDRYRRMGEPADLENSIKCHCRALAHTPDGHPCLPRRYADLGASYTHQYRRTGDPADLEKSIEHHSHALDLTPDGHPDLPDRHADLGVAYTGRYRRMGKTADLERSIKCFSRALALTPDDHPDLPRRRGDLGVAYTHRYRRMGEIDDLNKAIECYSRALELTPNTHPDLPDRHADLGVAYTDRYRRMGGTADLERSIKYKSRALVLTPDGHPYLSCRHADLGVAYTYRYRRMGEPADLKKSIECHSRALALTPDGHPQLSFRHAALGVAYTDRYRRTGEAADLEKSIEYKSRALALTPDGHSDLPQRHSELGVAHTDRYRRMGEPADLENSIECYCRALALTPDAHPDLPVRHTHLGVAYTDRYRRMGDPADLERSIEYNSRALALTPDGHPCLPRRHADLGASYTHQYRRTGDPADLEKSIEHHSHALDLTPDGHPHLPDRHADLGVAYTDRYRRMGEPADLEMSIECKSRALVLTPDGHPDLPRRHSDLGVAYTYRYRRMGEAVDLEKSIEYNFRALALTPDSHPYLPHRHANLGVSYTDRYRCMREADDLNKAIECYSRALDLTPDGHPDLPRRHAELGGSHSDRYQLMGELADLEQSVQCYSRALALTPHDHPDLPTRHFDWATSCHHQYQLNAHPSHLAASLHSFRKASQLSTASPRDVFHNAFRWAKLASDHTYLNPIEAFRIVISLLPHFVWLGATTAQRYHDLSSADNIAVRAASAAIRSSEHSLAVEWLEHTRCIVWSQTLMLRSPVGSLTPSDPLLASRLHSVAQQLHHASSGLPSSDSTVFLPEHRHRLAREYIDLLAQARSLSGLEHFLQPAKANVLTQAARYGPVVVVSCHQSDCDALVILPDQVHIRHLALPSFTEVKAQRARSEIERMLRIKGLRERGFHLMNPPPDPDVGAVLAGLWKDLVRPVLDHLGYLNDPTGDLPHVTWCPTGVLSFLPLHAAGDYDQPRSRVFDYVISSYTPTLTALLSSTPTVANRLPQVLAVGQAATPGRSPLQGTVRELEYLRAHAQDRLVYAELTDSQATTTAVLDAMEQYDWVHLACHAHQNIDDPTRSGFFLHDGTLDLAAITQRSFRNKGLAFLSACQTATGDAKLPDEAIHLASGMLMAGYPSVIASMWSVVDEDAPFVADKVYGQLMKGGKVGNGEAGKALHDAIVELREKVGQKDFGRWVPYIHIGS, encoded by the exons ATGGAGTACGATATCCGTGCACTTGAACTGACTCCGGATAACGATCCAAGACTGCCAACCCGATTAGACAATATGAGGATATCGTATGAGATGTGCTATGAGCGCATAGG TCATTCTGACCTGCCGCAACGGCATTCTGAGCTAGGAGTGGCAcacaccgatcgatatcgacgcatgggAGAGCCAGCAGACCTCGAGAATTCAATCAAATGCCACTGTCGTGCTCTCGCCcacactcccgacggccatccttGCCTACCACGCCGGTATGCTGATCTAGGAGCGTCATACACCCATCAATATCGACGCACGGGAGATCCAGCAGACCTCGAGAAGTCCATCGAACACCACTCTCAtgcactcgacctcactcccgacggccatcctgacTTGCCAGACCGGCATGCTGATCTAGGAGTGGCATACACCGGCCGATACCGACGCATGGGAAAAACAGCAGACCTTGAGAGGTCCATCAAATGCTTCTCTCGTGCTCTcgccctcactcccgacgaCCATCCTGACCTGCCACGCCGTCGTGGTGATCTAGGAGTGGCATACACccatcgatatcgacgcatgggGGAGATTGATGATCTCAATAAAGCAATTGAATGCtactctcgtgcactcgaactCACTCCGAACACCCATCCTGACCTGCCAGACCGGCATGCTGATCTAGGAGTGgcatacaccgatcgatatcgacgcatgggAGGAACCGCAGACCTTGAAAGGTCGATCAAGTACAAGTCTCGTGCTCTCGTCCTCACTCCCGATGGCCATCCTTACCTATCATGCCGCCATGCTGATCTAGGAGTAGCATACACctatcgatatcgacgcatgggAGAGCCAGCAGACCTTAAGAAGTCCATCGAATGCCATtctcgtgcactcgcccTCACgcccgacggccatcctcAACTGTCATTCCGTCATGCTGCTCTAGGAGTGgcatacaccgatcgatatcgacgcacggGAGAAGCTGCGGACCTCGAGAAGTCGATCGAGTACAAGtctcgtgcactcgccctcactcccgacggccattCTGACCTGCCGCAACGGCATTCTGAGCTAGGAGTGGCACACACCGAccgatatcgacgcatgggAGAGCCAGCAGACCTCGAGAATTCAATCGAATGCTACTGTCGTGCCCTcgccctcactcccgacgcCCATCCTGACCTGCCAGTCCGGCATACCCATCTAGGAGTGGCATACActgatcgatatcgacgcatgggAGATCCTGCAGACCTTGAAAGGTCGATCGAGTACAATTCTCGTGCGCTcgccctcactcccgacggccatccttGCCTACCACGCCGGCATGCTGATCTAGGAGCGTCATACACCCATCAATATCGACGCACGGGAGATCCAGCAGACCTCGAGAAGTCCATCGAACACCACTCTCAtgcactcgacctcactccCGATGGCCATCCTCACCTGCCAGACAGGCATGCTGATCTAGGAGTGGCATACACCGAccgatatcgacgcatgggAGAACCAGCAGATCTTGAAATGTCGATCGAATGCAAGTCTCGTGCTCTCGTgctcactcctgacggccatcctgaCTTGCCCCGCCGGCATAGTGATCTAGGAGTGGCATACACctatcgatatcgacgcatgggAGAAGCCGTGGACCTCGAGAAGTCGATCGAGTACAATTTTCGTGCACTCGCCCTCACTCCTGACAGCCATCCTTACCTGCCACACCGGCATGCTAATCtaggagtgtcatacaccgataGATATCGATGCATGAGAGAGGCTGATGACCTCAACAAAGCAATCGAATGCtactctcgtgcactcgacctcactcccgacggccatcctgacCTGCCACGCCGGCATGCTGAGCTAGGTGGGTCTCACAGCGATCGATATCAACTCATGGGAGAACTAGCAGACCTCGAGCAATCCGTCCAATGCtactctcgtgcactcgcccTCACTCCTCATGATCATCCCGACCTGCCCACCCGGCATTTTGACTGGGCTACATCCTGTCATCACCAGTATCAGCTTAACGCTCATCCATCCCACCTAGCAGCCTCTCTCCACTCTTTCCGCAAAGCGTCTCAGTTATCCACTGCTTCTCCCCGCGACGTGTTCCACAACGCCTTTCGCTGGGCAAAGCTCGCATCCGACCATACCTACCTCAACCCAATCGAAGCTTTCCGCATAGTCATCAGCCTTCTTCCTCACTTCGTCTGGCTCGGCGCCACCACTGCTCAGCGATACCATGACCTCTCATCAGCAGACAACATCGCCGTACGAGCTGCCTCTGCTGCTATTCGTTCGTCTGAGCACAGTCTGGCAGTCGAGTGGCTCGAGCATACACGCTGTATCGTCTGGAGCCAGACCCTCATGCTGCGGTCTCCTGTAGGCAGCCTTACACCATCCGACCCACTTCTTGCAAGTCGCCTCCATTCAGTTGCACAGCAGCTCCATCATGCAAGCTCTGGCCTTCCATCTTCCGACTCCACTGTATTTCTCCCGGAACATCGTCACCGTCTAGCCAGGGAGTACATCGACTTGTTGGCTCAAGCACGCAGCCTGTCCGGGCTCGAGCACTTTCTTCAGCCGGCAAAGGCCAACGTTCTAACCCAGGCTGCTCGGTACGGGCCTGTGGTCGTCGTCAGCTGCCATCAATCTGACTGCGACGCCCTTGTGATCTTACCTGACCAGGTTCATATCCGTCATCTCGCTCTGCCTAGCTTCACCGAGGTTAAGGCACAGCGTGCTCGCTCTGAGATAGAACGGATGCTGCGAATCAAGGGACTGCGAGAGCGTGGATTCCATCTCATGAACCCCCCACCCGATCCAGATGTTGGAGCTGTGCTCGCCGGTCTCTGGAAAGACCTGGTCAGACCAGTGCTTGACCATCTCGGATATCTG AACGATCCCACAGGCGATCTTCCCCACGTCACATGGTGTCCCACTGGCGTGCTGTCGTTTTTGCCCTTGCATGCCGCCGGAGACTACGACCAGCCACGGTCGCGAGTGTTTGACTACGTCATATCCTCATACACTCCCACTCTCACTGCTCTGCTGTCCTCCACTCCCACCGTCGCCAACCGCCTCCCTCAGGTGCTCGCCGTTGGTCAAGCAGCCACGCCAGGTCGTAGCCCATTGCAAGGCACTGTCAGGGAGCTCGAGTACCTCAGAGCTCATGCACAAGATAGACTGGTGTACGCAGAACTCACAGACAGTCAAGCCACGACCACAGCTGTGCTCGATGCGATGGAGCAGTACGACTGGGTGCACCTTGCCTGTCACGCACACCAGAACATCGATGATCCAACAAGAAGCGGCTTCTTCCTGCATGACGGCACTCTCGACCTGGCCGCCATCACTCAGCGGTCGTTCAGAAACAAGGGTCTTGCCTTCCTGTCTGCATGTCAAACCGCCACAGGCGATGCGAAGCTACCCGACGAAGCGATCCACCTTGCGTCTGGGATGCTGATGGCAGGGTATCCGAGTGTGATTGCGTCGATGTGGTCTGTGGTGGACGAGGACGCACCGTTTGTGGCTGATAAGGTATATGGACAGCTGATGAAGGGCGGAAAGGTGGGGAACGGAGAGGCAGGAAAGGCGCTACACGATGCAATCGTGGAGCTACGTGAGAAGGTTGGGCAGAAGGATTTCGGGCGGTGGGTGCCGTATATACATATAGGTTCGTAG